The stretch of DNA AGACTTAGAACCCAAACCAGCTTTCAAGGGATGTCTGCTTAAAGTAAGTCTTGTACGCTTTCTCGAGTCTTTCAAGCGCGTTCTCGACTCTCTCAACGGAGAATTGATGTTCGTCCACGAGAAGCTTTATCACCTTTTCTCGGTCAGGTTCCCTCCACTGCAAGACGTATTTATCTGATACATCGGGTTTGAGGAAAATCTGCATGATCACATCGGGAGGAGTGTCGAAATCCCACGGCACAGCCCTAAAAACCTTCTCAGGGTCTTGAAGCTCCTTTACAAGCTTTAAGGCTTTTTTGACCCCATAGCCCTTGACTCCTCCTGGGTTGTAATCCGTACCCACCAGGATGCCTAAAACCACTAGCTGTTCGCGAGTAATGCTGTGGAATGATAGGAGCTCTCCAAGCTCTATAATCTCCGGTTTGACCTCTACGTACACTTCCTTTCTAGGCAACTTCCTCCTTCCCGTAATGGCCAGATTACGGACAAGCCTCACCGCCCCGAATAAGAGCGAGTCATAGTCTTGGCTACCCGATGCCCACGCGTCGCCTCTTTGCGTCATGTACGCGGCCTGAGCTTCACCCTCGCTCGGTGCCTGGACAAAGGGCACCCCCATGTATGTCAGAAGCCTTTTTGCGTCCTCAACCATGCTGCTTGTTAGCCGGCTTGTCTGCTGGGCGTAAACACGAGCCTCCTCTAAATCGCCTCTCTCGATAGCCGCAAGGTACTTCCTCTCAGCTTCAACCTTTATCTGCTGCCGCCTCTCCAGCTCCTTTAGCTTTACCTCCGGTGGTCTGCCGTCGAAAACATAAACGGGCTTGATCCCGTTTTCAATGAAGTTGATCGTCCTGTAGAAGAGACCGTTAAGATGACTCGTTACGTTCCCGTGAGCATCCATGAGAGGAGTCCCGTCCTTCTGCCTTATAGTAGCCAGGAACTGGTAAAGGCTGTTGTAAGCATCAATAGCAACAACCTTACCCGAAAGTGAACTTAATTCAACTTCCTTGGCGACCGGCTCAACAAGTTCCTTAAGGTCAACTCCCATTATCCTCGCCCCGATAATTTCTATTTGTACTGCTCTGAATTAATTGGACAGATCTCAAGTTTCTCCTCACGAATGTGACTCTCACCATCCCACGAGTCTCGAGAATTAAAAGCAACTTGTTAAACTCCTTTGGGGTGATCTCTAAGCCATCCTCAGATCTGAGAAGCTTAGAGACGCTTTCAAATAACTCTTTATCACTTGCTTGCCCGCCTCTTCGCTGTAGCTCGGAAAGTATGAGGGATATAACGACGCTCATCGCGCTCACACGTAGAATCCCGTTACAGTTAATTGCTGCTTTGAGACCTTCCTCGCTCTCTCGTTCCAAGATTCATAGAACTTAATTATGTCTGGCGTTAAGGAAGGCCGGACTTTTTTCAAGGCCTCTTCAAAGTGTCTCATATGAACCTTATCGGTGTTTATGTTTTCTCTCAGGGCTATTAACCCAGCTTCACGCACTAAAACTTCAATGTCTGCTCCCGTGTAGCCTTCTGTCCTCTTTGCGAGCTCTGCGAGGTCTACGTCCTCGGCTAGGGGCATTCTCCTCGTGTGCACTTTGAAGATCTCGAGCCTAGCCTTCTCGTCGGGCGGCGGGACGTAGATCAGCCTGTCAAACCTCCCAGGCCTGAGCAGAGCAGGGTCAATGATGTCAGGCCTGTTAGTAGCCGCAATCACCACAACACCCTCAAGACGCTCAAGACCATCCATCTCCGTGAGAAGCTGGCTAACTACGCGCTCCGTTACGCCTGAGTCAGATGAAACCAGGCCCCTCATTGGTGCAAGTGCATCGATCTCATCTATAAAAATCACGCAGGGCGCTGCTTGCCTGGCTTTTCTGAAGATCTCTCTGATTGCTCTCTCGCTTTCCCCAACCCACTTACTGAATATCTCTGGGCCTTTTATGCTCACGAAGTTTGCCTCGCTCTCGGTTGCCACGGCCTTCGCGAGCAGGGTCTTGCCAGTTCCAGGTGGGCCGTAGAGCAGTATACCCTTAGGCGGGTCAATACCCAGCCGCTCAAAGGACTCCGGATATTTGAGGGGCCACTCCACGGCCTCCCGCAGCTGCTGCTTAACATCCTCAAGACCGCCGATGTCGTCCCACCTCACATTGGGAACCTCCACCTCTATCTCCCTAAGTGCGCTAGGAGTTATTTCTCTAAAGGCGTTCAGAAAGTCTTCCATCTCGACTTCGATGGTTTCTAGAACTTCTACAGGAATCTCTTCCTTCTCCAAATCGATCTTAGGCAAAACTCTACGCAGTGCCTTCATCGCGGCCTCACGGCACAAAGCAGCAAGATCCGCCCCCACATAGCCATGTGTTATTTCTGCAAGCTTTTCTAAGTCCACGTTCTTGGCTAGCGGCATGCTCCGAGTATGAACCTTAAGAATCTCAAGCCTTCCACGCTTATCAGGTATCCCTATCTCGATCTCGCGGTCGAATCTCCCAGGACGCCTAAGAGCAGGGTCCAGTGCGTTCGGCCTATTCGTAGCGCCTATGACTATTACATCACCCCTAGCCTCTAGCCCGTCCATGAGTGCTAGGAGCTGTGCTACAACTCTCTTCTCGACCTCGCCTGTCACCTCCTCCCTTTTCGGGGCGATGGCGTCGATCTCGTCGATGAAGATTATAGCCGGGGCATGCTCCTTAGCCTCCTCGAAGATCTCCCTGAGCCTCTGCTCGCTCTCACCGTAGAACTTGCTCATAATCTCGGGGCCATTGATAGCTATGAAGTAGGCGTCGGTCTCGTTGGCAACGGCTTTCGCGAGCAGGGTCTTGCCAGTTCCAGGTGGGCCGTAGAGCAGTATACCCTTAGGCGGGTCAATACCCAGCCTCTTGAACAGCTCAGGGTGTTTAAGCGGCAATTCCACCATCTCCCTGATTTTTTGCTTGGCTTCTTCCAGATCTCCTATGTCGTCGTAGGTGACCCTTGGTATCCTACCAACGTCAACTGGCCTTTCAAGTATCTTCAGCTGAGTCTTCTCAGTGACCATAACCACTCCTTTGGGCTTTATGCTAACAACGTTGAAGTGTATGACCTGGCCTAGGACAGGTATCTGTATAATATCCCCCTCAATTATCGGCCTATCCAGTAACCGCTTCTTGACGTACGCGACGAAGTTCTCATCCACAGCGAGCGTCATAGAGACGGGGGCAAGCCTAACCACCACAGCGGGTTTAACTTCGGCTTTTCTCACCTTAACCTTATCCCCGATGCTAACGCCGGCATTCTTCCTGGTCCATCCGTCCATTCGAATAATGCCCTTTCCCTTATCTTCCGCGTAACCAGGCCAGGCAATGGCCACAGTTTTCCTCTTACCCTCAATCTCTACCACATCGCCGGCGCTTATGCCGAGGGCCTCCATCGCATCTTCGTCAATCCTAACCCTGCCTCTGCCGGCCTCGTGTTGGCGAACCTCGTATACCTTCAGCTCTATCTCGTTTGGCTTCTCGTCGCTACTCACATGACATCACCAGAAGCTATACTTACCAACACGTAGGGGCATATAAAAACTCTGCCACACTCTCGTGTACGCCAAGGTGTTCCTTAGAGAGCTCTCTCAGACTAGCTAGACGAAAGCAGGTCTTATAAAAACAAGGCCCCCACTACTCCCCATCTCCTTGCAAATCACATGGGAAAAACTAAGAGTTGAGTGTTGGGATCAAAAGCAAAGCTTATAGCTAAGGAACCTATCCCCTCTCCAGGTGCTGGCATGAGTTCGGATAACAGACAATTCGTGTTAGTGAACTACACGATAAGCGTAGTCGACGAGAGCGGAGAAAAAGTCGTAGACACCACAATTGAGGAAGTAGCAAGAGAGCACAACCTCTCAACGCAAAACATTTTCGAGCCCGAGCTGGTTATTGTAGGTGAGGGTCTCCTCTTTAAGCCTATTGAAGACGCTCTACGGGAAATGAAAGAGGGAGAAACCAAAGAAGTCATCCTCGAGCCATCTCAGGCGTTCGGTGAAAGAGATCCAAAGAATATCAGGGTGATACCCGCGCGCGAGTTCACTCGGCAGGGAGTTATACCCCGGGTAGGCGAAGAGGTCGAGATTGGGGGTCAAAGAGGTAGGATCATCAGAGTCGGAGGGGGGCGTGTAACCGTAGACTTCAACCACCCGTTTGCTGGCAAGAAGGTAAAAGCAACGCTTAAACTTGAGAAAGTTCTCAGTAGCGAC from Infirmifilum sp. NZ encodes:
- the fen gene encoding flap endonuclease-1, with product MGVDLKELVEPVAKEVELSSLSGKVVAIDAYNSLYQFLATIRQKDGTPLMDAHGNVTSHLNGLFYRTINFIENGIKPVYVFDGRPPEVKLKELERRQQIKVEAERKYLAAIERGDLEEARVYAQQTSRLTSSMVEDAKRLLTYMGVPFVQAPSEGEAQAAYMTQRGDAWASGSQDYDSLLFGAVRLVRNLAITGRRKLPRKEVYVEVKPEIIELGELLSFHSITREQLVVLGILVGTDYNPGGVKGYGVKKALKLVKELQDPEKVFRAVPWDFDTPPDVIMQIFLKPDVSDKYVLQWREPDREKVIKLLVDEHQFSVERVENALERLEKAYKTYFKQTSLESWFGF
- a CDS encoding FKBP-type peptidyl-prolyl cis-trans isomerase, whose product is MSSDNRQFVLVNYTISVVDESGEKVVDTTIEEVAREHNLSTQNIFEPELVIVGEGLLFKPIEDALREMKEGETKEVILEPSQAFGERDPKNIRVIPAREFTRQGVIPRVGEEVEIGGQRGRIIRVGGGRVTVDFNHPFAGKKVKATLKLEKVLSSDEEKIRELFHRWFRGVPREQITVEKKDAEVTVGIPTTALLHDNAYQLLNAFIRDVQKYLPSVHSVNVVFTFKLEREPAKEPTQAPAAQPSQEASASQEAKSAEKEDQ
- a CDS encoding CDC48 family AAA ATPase; translation: MSSDEKPNEIELKVYEVRQHEAGRGRVRIDEDAMEALGISAGDVVEIEGKRKTVAIAWPGYAEDKGKGIIRMDGWTRKNAGVSIGDKVKVRKAEVKPAVVVRLAPVSMTLAVDENFVAYVKKRLLDRPIIEGDIIQIPVLGQVIHFNVVSIKPKGVVMVTEKTQLKILERPVDVGRIPRVTYDDIGDLEEAKQKIREMVELPLKHPELFKRLGIDPPKGILLYGPPGTGKTLLAKAVANETDAYFIAINGPEIMSKFYGESEQRLREIFEEAKEHAPAIIFIDEIDAIAPKREEVTGEVEKRVVAQLLALMDGLEARGDVIVIGATNRPNALDPALRRPGRFDREIEIGIPDKRGRLEILKVHTRSMPLAKNVDLEKLAEITHGYVGADLAALCREAAMKALRRVLPKIDLEKEEIPVEVLETIEVEMEDFLNAFREITPSALREIEVEVPNVRWDDIGGLEDVKQQLREAVEWPLKYPESFERLGIDPPKGILLYGPPGTGKTLLAKAVATESEANFVSIKGPEIFSKWVGESERAIREIFRKARQAAPCVIFIDEIDALAPMRGLVSSDSGVTERVVSQLLTEMDGLERLEGVVVIAATNRPDIIDPALLRPGRFDRLIYVPPPDEKARLEIFKVHTRRMPLAEDVDLAELAKRTEGYTGADIEVLVREAGLIALRENINTDKVHMRHFEEALKKVRPSLTPDIIKFYESWNERARKVSKQQLTVTGFYV